One Peptostreptococcus equinus genomic window carries:
- the tsaD gene encoding tRNA (adenosine(37)-N6)-threonylcarbamoyltransferase complex transferase subunit TsaD, whose amino-acid sequence MNEDDIITLAIESSCDETACAILKNGREVLSNVISTQIETHKKFGGVVPEVASRKHVENIDIVVQEALDRAGIGFEDISHIAVTYGPGLVGALLVGLSYAKALAFTLKIPLVGVNHIEGHLSANYIEHKSLKPPFITLIVSGGHTHLVEVKDYGDYEIIGKTKDDASGEAFDKIARAMNLGYPGGPIVDRMAKNGNPNAIDFPRACLNDPGYDFSFSGLKSSVLNYLNSMKMKNLDIVEEDVCASFQNAVVDVLSQKTIRAALDKKYSTVALSGGVAANSALRYKFEQICKDNNLELRYPPLVLCTDNAAMIGCAGYYRYINGRRDGMELNAIPNLKINQY is encoded by the coding sequence ATTAATGAAGATGACATTATTACTTTGGCAATAGAAAGTAGTTGTGATGAAACAGCTTGCGCTATTTTAAAAAATGGAAGAGAGGTTCTTTCTAATGTGATTTCTACTCAAATAGAAACACATAAAAAATTTGGTGGTGTGGTTCCTGAAGTAGCATCAAGAAAACATGTAGAAAATATTGATATAGTAGTGCAAGAAGCTTTAGATAGAGCAGGTATAGGATTTGAAGATATTAGTCACATAGCAGTTACATATGGACCAGGTTTGGTAGGAGCATTGCTAGTAGGCTTATCATATGCAAAAGCTCTTGCCTTTACCTTAAAGATACCTCTTGTTGGTGTAAATCACATAGAAGGTCATTTATCAGCAAATTATATTGAACATAAAAGTTTAAAGCCACCATTCATTACTTTAATAGTATCTGGTGGTCATACGCACTTAGTTGAAGTAAAGGACTATGGAGATTATGAGATAATAGGAAAGACCAAGGATGATGCATCAGGTGAAGCTTTTGACAAAATAGCAAGAGCCATGAATCTTGGCTATCCAGGTGGGCCTATTGTAGATAGAATGGCGAAAAATGGAAATCCTAATGCAATAGATTTTCCAAGAGCATGCTTAAATGATCCTGGCTATGATTTTTCATTTAGCGGGTTAAAATCTTCAGTATTGAATTACTTAAACTCAATGAAAATGAAAAATTTAGATATAGTAGAAGAGGATGTATGTGCATCTTTCCAAAATGCTGTAGTGGATGTCCTTAGTCAAAAAACTATAAGGGCAGCTCTTGATAAGAAATATAGCACTGTGGCTTTATCTGGTGGAGTAGCAGCAAATTCAGCTCTTAGATATAAGTTCGAACAAATATGTAAGGATAACAATTTGGAGCTTAGATATCCACCTTTAGTTTTATGTACAGATAATGCAGCTATGATAGGCTGTGCTGGTTATTATAGGTATATAAATGGAAGAAGAGATGGTATGGAATTAAATGCAATACCTAATTTAAAGATAAACCAATATTAG
- the rimI gene encoding ribosomal protein S18-alanine N-acetyltransferase, whose protein sequence is MKYRNMKSDDINGVHEVEVSCFSDPWSLSAFKDELKNKLARYIVAENEDGKIVAYIGAWYILDEAHITNVAVHKDFRGQKIGDEMMCKFIEKCERDRLASITLEVRKSNIVAQNLYKKYGFLNGGLRKEYYGDNKEDALIMWKQLREVF, encoded by the coding sequence ATGAAGTATAGAAATATGAAATCAGATGATATAAATGGAGTACATGAAGTTGAAGTATCTTGCTTTTCTGATCCATGGTCCTTATCTGCATTTAAAGATGAGTTGAAAAATAAATTGGCTAGATATATTGTAGCTGAAAATGAGGATGGTAAAATAGTAGCCTATATAGGAGCTTGGTATATTTTGGATGAAGCTCACATAACTAATGTAGCTGTTCATAAAGATTTTAGAGGTCAGAAAATAGGTGATGAAATGATGTGTAAGTTTATAGAAAAGTGCGAAAGAGATAGGCTTGCATCAATAACATTAGAGGTGAGAAAATCAAATATTGTTGCACAAAACTTATATAAAAAGTATGGTTTTTTAAATGGTGGCTTAAGGAAAGAGTATTATGGTGACAATAAAGAAGATGCCCTAATAATGTGGAAACAACTTAGAGAGGTGTTTTAA
- the tsaB gene encoding tRNA (adenosine(37)-N6)-threonylcarbamoyltransferase complex dimerization subunit type 1 TsaB — MKILSFDSSTKAASIALQIDDVLVGEIIINDKRTHSQKLMPMLDSLLDLADTKIDEIDLIGVCIGPGSFTGIRIALATVKAISHVKDIPIIAVNSLETLAQNVVNTDKIIVPILDAQADNVYAAIYKAEKNELEKVVDIDVISIDDLLDSIRQNDSNFILLGEGTIKHKEKLKTDNIEIVDTDKNISKASSICVLAKKKYEKNIDIKNAYDLEALYIRKSQAEIQYEEKIKRNEV; from the coding sequence ATGAAAATATTGAGCTTCGATAGTTCTACAAAAGCAGCTAGTATAGCTCTTCAGATTGATGATGTTCTAGTTGGTGAGATAATAATAAACGATAAAAGAACACATTCACAAAAATTAATGCCAATGTTAGATAGTTTGCTGGATTTGGCTGATACAAAAATAGATGAAATTGATTTAATTGGTGTATGTATAGGACCAGGATCATTTACAGGTATTAGAATTGCCCTTGCTACAGTAAAGGCTATAAGCCATGTAAAGGATATTCCTATCATTGCTGTTAATTCCTTAGAAACACTTGCACAGAATGTTGTAAATACAGATAAGATAATAGTTCCTATATTAGATGCACAGGCCGATAATGTGTATGCAGCTATCTACAAGGCTGAAAAAAATGAACTAGAGAAAGTAGTTGATATCGATGTGATATCAATAGATGATTTATTGGACTCTATAAGGCAAAATGATAGTAATTTTATTTTATTAGGAGAGGGCACAATAAAGCATAAAGAAAAATTAAAAACAGACAATATAGAAATTGTGGATACTGATAAAAATATTTCAAAGGCATCTAGTATATGTGTATTGGCAAAGAAAAAATATGAAAAAAATATAGATATAAAAAATGCTTATGATTTAGAAGCTTTATATATTAGAAAATCACAGGCAGAAATACAATATGAGGAAAAAATAAAAAGAAATGAAGTATAG
- the tsaE gene encoding tRNA (adenosine(37)-N6)-threonylcarbamoyltransferase complex ATPase subunit type 1 TsaE — protein MKKIFLKNEDSTIKLGQKIAKLLFEGAILCLNGDLGAGKTCMTRSIAHSLGIEEDITSPTFTIINEYEEGRLKLYHFDVYRIGESVEMYDIGFEDYINSNGVCIIEWSNIIEDILPKERLELYISYCEEGREVEFKAYGLKYEKLVEELLKNENIELR, from the coding sequence ATGAAAAAAATATTTCTGAAAAATGAAGATTCTACTATAAAACTCGGACAAAAAATAGCTAAGCTTTTATTTGAAGGTGCTATTTTATGCTTAAATGGTGACTTAGGTGCCGGAAAAACTTGCATGACAAGAAGTATTGCTCATAGTTTAGGTATAGAAGAGGACATCACAAGTCCAACTTTTACAATAATAAATGAATATGAAGAAGGAAGATTAAAGCTTTATCACTTTGATGTATATAGAATAGGTGAAAGTGTAGAAATGTATGATATAGGCTTTGAAGATTATATAAACTCTAATGGCGTATGTATAATCGAATGGTCAAATATTATAGAAGATATATTGCCAAAAGAGAGGTTAGAACTTTATATTTCTTATTGTGAAGAGGGAAGAGAAGTAGAGTTTAAGGCATATGGATTAAAATATGAAAAACTTGTAGAGGAGTTGTTAAAAAATGAAAATATTGAGCTTCGATAG
- a CDS encoding leucine-rich repeat protein, translating to MNKKKILVLLIAFTMSFTPIVPTYTYINEPALAENSEEDFVFDSNTGAIIAYKGKETNVIIPETIGGHAVKRIGSKAFYTTATNGVTKISSLQLNEGLEVIEKQAFGMQNSLIDVKFPSTLKEIQEGAFIKTGIKALNLNEGLEKISTLSFSNCANLESVKMASSIKEIGGKAFLNCPLLNSQIDFGQNFGVLSANVFDKTQVSNFAISNQGVPIKFIEKSIPTTLNEINIPYERETKMYLLAPVSNALNINLGEINVPASTSKQELIKILNKKVMLKGVYNEHETGITWNVDNFNGKTVEISGKFSEYKDNVLSDQDAANGFISNLNIKIKAVVDEKSVSWNQDDFTYSTLQEKMIKGMTYYAVTGFSPQGLSKFENYKDVVIPDFNEVEENGVKIKKPITGIGPSAFSDKGINSIKLPSMKEDFKDFYIGVAAFKNNNISELNINKGVKIIDSYAFQNNKISKINLPSTIVKVGNRAFSKNSIDELMISDDVVQLQLDNYSFEDNHIKSVNIPYNIFKIQGYVFARNTGMEKIPAGQLQPGDENSGTVFMYTRNPNHIESSVYTAESKYQKFILPTNIVDRSKLFQTINTANTKIASNYEKNSFDEFNSNLSKAKAVFSNFDANQNQIDEADNMLSESMKKLVSIGADKNELKELYNKISSINPSLLNEDSTSKIKAEIISTQSIINNDKVSQTEVDNKVAQLKDLLSNLEYSELAKWNPSDFVYDGNKILGYSNTGREKYLVNKNLVIPEKTDKGQIIEEIGESAFQTAEGIKYPLDNIISPNGLKSIAMHKSIKIIGENAFKDNSIENIDLHEGIEEIGSGAFHGNKLKEVILPESINKLGIAVFALNTENIKIKLPNRLKEVPDGLFSMNTNDSFNKIELPKGLEKIGKSAFLGIRINTLEIPSTIKEIGPRAFQANRLESLEIPANIKVISENTFEQNPKWKRLKELKLNEGVEEIRANAFSNSLLKETKIPLSLKKLDTDSFYKKQDGKTVGDDQPVKLITNNPKHKELFSNSKYHFIELQMLDVYIGGTIEKPDDYVSVNFKVPENASTNDPTTYYVKKGTPVKLEIPQLKLAKGYKFDKWSIDTTTIRQYDEDTDINANIIKNNGKKIKRISGDNRYLTSIEVSKYNYPNGSKKVVIASGKTEVDALVASTLASYLDAPILLADSNINKDLLNEIKRLKAEDVYICGGYNVLNAGIENKLKKESYKVNRLAGSDRYTTAEKIYEKLIELGLKSDEIILTSGEAYADALAAGTLSAKNKTPILLAKKNYVTDKTEKIINSKKELTIIGGYKRISNEFKFKVKTNRIAGSNRFETAKLVGDKAYPQSDSIVLVSGKEAYFVDALVASGLSLKLKGPIILTEKETIPKVIEEKINNIEKVFIVGGESAISKDLIK from the coding sequence ATGAATAAAAAGAAAATATTAGTACTACTAATAGCTTTTACAATGTCGTTTACACCTATAGTTCCAACTTATACATATATAAATGAACCTGCACTAGCCGAAAATTCAGAAGAAGATTTTGTATTTGATTCAAATACTGGTGCTATTATTGCTTACAAAGGAAAAGAAACAAATGTAATTATACCAGAAACAATAGGAGGGCATGCAGTAAAAAGAATTGGATCAAAGGCATTTTATACTACAGCCACTAATGGTGTAACAAAAATATCGTCACTACAACTAAATGAAGGACTAGAAGTAATTGAAAAACAAGCTTTTGGAATGCAGAACTCTTTAATTGATGTTAAATTTCCATCTACATTAAAAGAAATTCAAGAGGGTGCTTTTATTAAAACAGGTATCAAAGCTTTAAATTTAAATGAAGGTTTAGAAAAAATTTCAACCTTATCTTTTAGTAATTGTGCCAACCTAGAAAGTGTAAAAATGGCCAGTAGCATCAAAGAAATAGGAGGAAAAGCATTTTTAAACTGTCCTTTGTTAAATAGTCAAATAGATTTTGGGCAAAATTTTGGTGTCTTATCAGCTAATGTATTCGATAAAACGCAAGTAAGCAACTTTGCTATATCAAATCAAGGAGTTCCAATAAAATTTATTGAAAAATCAATACCTACGACATTAAATGAAATAAATATACCTTATGAACGTGAAACAAAAATGTATTTACTTGCTCCAGTTTCAAATGCTTTAAATATAAATTTAGGAGAAATAAATGTTCCTGCTTCTACTAGCAAACAAGAGCTTATAAAAATATTGAACAAAAAAGTTATGTTAAAGGGTGTATATAATGAACATGAGACAGGAATTACATGGAATGTAGATAATTTTAATGGTAAAACAGTAGAAATTTCAGGTAAATTTTCAGAATATAAAGATAATGTTTTAAGTGATCAAGATGCGGCTAATGGATTTATATCTAATTTAAATATAAAAATTAAGGCTGTAGTTGATGAAAAATCTGTTTCATGGAATCAAGATGATTTTACATATTCAACTTTACAGGAAAAGATGATTAAAGGGATGACATATTATGCGGTTACAGGATTTTCTCCTCAAGGATTAAGTAAATTTGAAAACTATAAGGATGTTGTGATACCAGATTTTAATGAAGTTGAAGAAAATGGAGTGAAAATAAAGAAGCCTATAACAGGAATAGGACCCAGTGCTTTTAGTGATAAGGGGATAAATTCGATAAAATTGCCAAGTATGAAAGAGGATTTTAAGGATTTTTATATAGGTGTTGCAGCATTTAAAAACAATAATATCAGTGAATTAAACATAAATAAAGGTGTAAAAATAATCGACTCGTATGCTTTTCAAAATAATAAAATAAGTAAGATTAATTTACCTTCTACAATTGTCAAAGTTGGAAATAGAGCATTTTCCAAAAACAGTATAGACGAATTAATGATTTCTGATGATGTGGTGCAACTACAGTTGGATAATTATAGTTTTGAAGACAATCATATCAAGAGCGTGAATATACCTTATAACATATTTAAAATTCAAGGCTATGTATTCGCACGTAATACAGGTATGGAAAAAATACCAGCAGGTCAGCTTCAGCCTGGAGATGAAAATAGCGGAACTGTATTTATGTATACTAGAAATCCTAATCATATAGAGTCTAGTGTATACACAGCCGAGAGTAAATATCAAAAATTTATTTTACCAACAAACATAGTAGATAGAAGCAAACTTTTTCAAACTATTAATACAGCAAATACTAAAATCGCTAGCAACTATGAAAAAAATTCTTTTGATGAATTTAATTCTAATTTAAGTAAGGCGAAAGCTGTATTCTCTAATTTTGATGCAAATCAAAATCAAATAGATGAGGCAGATAACATGCTAAGTGAATCGATGAAAAAACTTGTAAGTATAGGTGCTGATAAAAACGAGTTAAAAGAATTGTACAATAAAATATCATCAATAAACCCAAGTTTATTAAATGAGGATTCAACTAGTAAAATCAAAGCTGAAATTATTAGTACTCAATCAATTATAAACAATGATAAAGTAAGTCAAACAGAAGTAGATAATAAAGTGGCACAATTAAAAGATTTACTTTCTAATCTGGAGTATAGTGAATTAGCTAAATGGAACCCAAGTGATTTTGTATATGATGGAAATAAAATATTGGGATATTCAAACACAGGTAGGGAAAAATATTTAGTAAATAAAAATTTAGTTATTCCAGAAAAAACAGACAAAGGACAAATAATAGAGGAGATAGGAGAGAGTGCTTTTCAAACTGCAGAGGGAATTAAATATCCTTTAGACAATATAATTTCACCAAATGGATTAAAAAGCATAGCGATGCATAAGTCTATAAAAATAATAGGCGAAAATGCCTTTAAGGATAATTCTATAGAAAATATTGACCTCCATGAAGGCATTGAGGAAATAGGTAGCGGGGCTTTTCATGGTAATAAATTAAAAGAAGTTATATTGCCCGAAAGTATCAATAAACTAGGTATTGCTGTATTCGCACTTAATACAGAAAATATAAAAATAAAACTACCAAATAGATTAAAAGAAGTTCCAGACGGGTTATTTTCAATGAATACTAATGACTCGTTCAATAAAATAGAGTTGCCAAAAGGTTTAGAGAAGATAGGAAAATCTGCATTCTTAGGTATAAGAATTAATACTTTAGAGATACCTTCAACAATAAAAGAGATAGGACCAAGAGCTTTTCAGGCTAATAGATTAGAAAGTCTAGAAATACCAGCGAATATAAAAGTTATTTCTGAAAATACATTTGAGCAAAATCCAAAATGGAAGAGATTAAAGGAATTGAAGTTAAATGAAGGCGTTGAAGAAATAAGAGCCAATGCATTTTCAAATTCTCTTTTAAAAGAAACAAAAATACCACTATCATTGAAAAAATTAGATACGGATTCTTTTTATAAAAAGCAAGATGGAAAAACAGTAGGTGATGATCAACCTGTAAAATTAATAACTAATAATCCTAAGCATAAAGAATTATTTTCTAATAGTAAGTATCATTTTATAGAATTGCAAATGTTAGATGTATACATAGGTGGTACCATAGAAAAACCAGATGATTATGTGAGTGTAAACTTCAAAGTTCCCGAAAATGCAAGTACAAATGATCCTACTACATATTATGTAAAAAAAGGTACTCCAGTGAAATTAGAAATCCCACAGTTAAAGCTTGCAAAGGGATATAAGTTTGATAAGTGGTCAATAGATACTACTACCATTAGACAATATGATGAAGATACTGATATAAATGCCAATATAATAAAAAATAATGGTAAAAAAATAAAAAGAATTTCTGGAGATAATAGATATCTTACATCTATAGAAGTAAGTAAATATAATTATCCTAATGGAAGCAAAAAAGTTGTAATAGCTAGTGGGAAAACAGAAGTAGATGCTTTAGTTGCTAGCACATTAGCAAGTTATTTAGATGCACCAATTTTATTAGCTGATTCCAATATAAATAAGGATTTGTTAAATGAAATAAAAAGATTAAAGGCAGAAGATGTATACATTTGTGGTGGTTATAATGTGCTTAATGCTGGAATAGAAAACAAACTGAAGAAAGAATCTTACAAAGTAAATAGATTAGCAGGATCAGATAGGTATACAACAGCAGAAAAAATATATGAAAAATTAATAGAATTAGGACTAAAGTCTGATGAAATAATTTTGACAAGTGGAGAAGCATATGCGGATGCATTAGCGGCGGGAACTTTGTCAGCTAAGAATAAGACTCCAATACTTTTAGCAAAGAAGAATTATGTTACAGATAAAACTGAAAAAATAATCAATTCTAAAAAAGAGCTTACTATAATTGGTGGGTATAAAAGGATATCAAATGAATTCAAATTCAAAGTTAAAACTAATAGAATTGCTGGAAGTAATAGGTTTGAAACAGCGAAACTAGTAGGAGACAAAGCTTATCCTCAAAGTGATAGTATTGTGTTAGTATCTGGAAAAGAAGCATATTTTGTGGATGCACTTGTTGCTTCAGGTTTATCTTTAAAATTAAAAGGGCCTATTATTTTAACAGAAAAAGAGACTATACCTAAAGTAATAGAAGAAAAAATTAATAATATAGAAAAAGTTTTTATAGTAGGGGGAGAAAGTGCAATATCAAAAGATTTAATTAAATAA
- a CDS encoding bifunctional enoyl-CoA hydratase/phosphate acetyltransferase → MINKEYFINLAKEKSGDKLQTVAVAAPHDDSTLQALRNAIDMGFAKAILVGDENLIKKAAKEGNVNIDDMEIVHAEDLPDAAQKAVEQVNSGKASLVMKGLLDTSIILKAVVKKENNLRTGKTLSYVGILFKEGFDKYFLTSDGAMLIAPTVEQKKGIIENAVEVAHALGNKEPKVAMICAKEKYYDKMPATVDATELQKMNQSGEIKGCIVSGPLQMDNAVDAHAVEVKGIDDPVAGKADILIVPAIEAGNVLLKTAKYLGGWTFGGVIVGAKVPVVVCSRSDGEDAKLVSIATACMMAAEAENK, encoded by the coding sequence ATGATCAATAAGGAATATTTTATTAATCTAGCAAAAGAAAAATCAGGAGATAAGTTACAGACAGTTGCAGTTGCAGCTCCACATGACGACTCTACTCTACAAGCATTGAGAAATGCAATCGATATGGGATTCGCTAAAGCTATATTAGTTGGTGATGAAAATCTTATAAAGAAAGCAGCTAAAGAAGGTAATGTGAACATAGACGATATGGAAATCGTACATGCCGAAGATCTTCCAGATGCAGCACAAAAGGCAGTAGAACAGGTTAATTCTGGTAAAGCAAGCTTAGTAATGAAGGGATTATTAGATACTTCAATAATATTAAAGGCTGTTGTAAAGAAAGAAAACAATCTTAGAACAGGTAAGACTCTAAGTTATGTTGGTATATTATTCAAAGAAGGATTTGATAAATACTTCTTAACTTCTGATGGAGCTATGCTTATAGCACCTACTGTGGAACAGAAGAAGGGTATAATAGAAAATGCAGTGGAAGTAGCACATGCTCTTGGGAATAAAGAACCAAAAGTAGCAATGATTTGTGCTAAAGAAAAATATTATGATAAAATGCCTGCTACAGTAGATGCTACTGAACTTCAGAAAATGAACCAGTCAGGAGAAATAAAAGGATGTATAGTAAGTGGACCACTTCAGATGGACAATGCTGTAGATGCACATGCAGTGGAAGTAAAAGGAATAGATGATCCAGTAGCAGGAAAAGCTGATATACTTATAGTACCAGCTATAGAAGCAGGTAATGTATTACTTAAAACAGCTAAGTACTTAGGTGGATGGACTTTCGGTGGAGTAATAGTTGGAGCCAAAGTCCCTGTAGTTGTTTGCTCAAGATCTGATGGTGAAGATGCTAAATTAGTTTCTATAGCAACAGCTTGTATGATGGCAGCTGAAGCAGAAAATAAATAA